One window of the Babesia bovis T2Bo chromosome 2, whole genome shotgun sequence genome contains the following:
- a CDS encoding Ring finger domain family protein → MSTACRDCSDVNSHVDSTDHVVPAPAEQADTTPELNETTTTTNETTHSHTPSGFNLMHYFNGTTLRNFVGEPNGNVGDRETQRIIANRNFLIRILICGHLIAAILFAGLLIWTIFAYELRLYEWQRNPTQALLFFWLIRVLIGISLNVWSINYHYQRVPLPRVFTHCTKVYELTGWVWVIFSIYFTVLNPRENLGTFSCKMCFFLTWVTIACYVSPMLTCTLMYILFYPVIFYLVRWRHQGSFSPGLQKKAIQMLDVERMDYVLKRIEKGNTKTLSAEDDTASEKTVVTIEGEAAQETAAPDSARSDSPQPASNESTPADHLCAICIMEIGGREKIYVMPCDIRHFFHRECLRKWFKRSRICPICRIDIGDLLKQEKYVILD, encoded by the exons ATGAGTACTGCTTGCCGGGATTGCAGTGACGTGAATAGTCATGTCGACTCTACAGATCACGTAGTACCTGCACCCGCAGAACAAGCAGATACAACACCGGAATTAAATGAAACGACGACCACaacaaatgaaacaacTCATAGCCACACCCCGTCAGGATTCAATTTAATGCACTATTTCAACGGTACCACGCTGCGCAACTTTGTAGGCGAACCAAACGGAAACGTAGGTGATCGTGAAACACAACGAATCATAGCCAATCGCAATTTTTTAATACGGATACTAATATGTGGGCATCTAATAGCAGCCATCCTCTTCGCAGGACTGCTCATATGGACCATATTTGCCTACGAACTGCGCCTATACGAGTGGCAGAGAAACCCTACACAAGCACTGCTGTTCTTCTGGCTAATCAGAGTGCTAATCGGGATATCGCTAAACGTGTGGTCAATaaactaccactaccagCGAGTACCGCTGCCACGCGTGTTTACCCACTGTACCAAGGTATATGAACTAACGGGCTGGGTATGGGTGATTTTCTCCATATACTTCACAGTACTCAACCCACGGGAGAATTTGGGGACATTCTCATGCAAGATGTGCTTCTTCCTCACGTGGGTAACGATCGCGTGCTACGTGAGCCCAATGCTCACTTGCACGCTGATGTATATACTGTTCTACCCAGTCATATTCTACCTGGTACGATGGAGGCACCAGGGGTCATTTTCACCAGGATTGCAAAAGAAGGCCATACAAATGCTAGATGTAGAACGTATGGATTACGTACTGAAGCGTATAGAAAAGGGTAATACAAAAACATTGAGCGCAGAAGATGATACGGCGTCAGAGAAGACTGTAGTCACCATTGAGGGTGAAGCTGCCCAGGAAACTGCGGCACCCGATAGTGCCAGGTCAGACAGTCCACAACCCGCCTCAAATGAGTCTACACCAGCAGATCATCTGTGCGCCATTTGTATCATG GAAATTGGCGGCAGGGAGAAGATATACGTCATGCCGTGCGACATACGCCACTTCTTCCACCGCGAGTGTCTCAGAAAGTGGTTCAAACGAAGCCGCATATGCCCTATTTGCCGGATAGATATAGGAGATTTACTGAAACAAGAGAAGTACGTCATCCTGGACTAA
- a CDS encoding EXS (signal transduction mechanisms) family protein yields MKFGAKLQTFVVPEWSDKYIRYKELARLAKRGSRINSGVIPGKDDPTEVELLKGIFNPESYPPVGCESDLYKSTETDLTSDVPPFMRQGYSIDSQLRSHYSITIPEEEHRKSAPALCTTGKYIPPNIHPPVLPEDVEDQTDNIKLAVYQYEECGHVSNPYSEIKVPESLRHEMATLDRLDAEDEQRDAMAYGTCNDNRAKPKEADETVNHGSVTITPGTDVTSGARLQGHNTIEEPNFNMALISTKGPERKKRWFSSLMGVCAPSSLMRFNLNKNTKHLDDESIAVFHKVLRDDIRVVLLHYVTEIDYIKSLIRFLKADIARRGGKVDEAYAGLIRKACTAFWDSCDKLKLYLNLNTLAVYKVLKKKDKLLGTRDVFNLFPTYKSIMLSVECSTALINDVIQIYNSLMEQPVIDFSVLKSDMESTLDSLRSKPVHGLFYVYGLCTILFANALFLCSFNFPLPFDLGILLSQISPFRFFFAMSLIWWGFGWCQNYLETYGVNYQFQFHLSSNYSATDKDYYEIGAGQTFATLLLFMFFLLDCRLHIVPEHHLYFIYPTLLVILNILIVLTPNRNLKLKIRKRLLISILRVLGAPFGAGQKVTLAESIIADVMTSLTRSLRDLVFMITYFIVGIKSDYKVHSPLVESWIIPIVMCYPYIVRFSQCFRRYINERRGLHFGNMAKYISGISCVIVSSVDWVGYFNMDEWHRRVLITVFYLTATIYQCYWDVVVDWGLNIGLDMFKTRQNRRMYRKQAYYCAVVFNLACRCTWALTTTPFALLKNKELSSEIVGLIIIVIEIVRRIVWVTFRLESEHLLNSYKYRTALWVPKLYNCKNLIVKEMKMLNEQL; encoded by the exons ATGAAGTTCGGTGCTAAGTTGCAGACCTTCGTGGTCCCAGAATGGTCGGATAAATATATCCGGTACAAGGAATTGGCCCGGCTGGCAAAACGAGGAAGCCGGATTAATTCCGGAGTAATACCAGGCAAAGATGACCCAACCGAAGTGGAATTGCTCAAAGGAATCTTCAATCCCGAATCATATCCACCCGTGGGATGTGAGTCGGATTTGTACAAAAGTACCGAAACTGACTTGACATCGGATGTACCCCCCTTCATGAGACAGGGATATTCCATTGATTCGCAATTGAGGTCCCACTACTCCATTACCATACCCGAGGAGGAGCATAGGAAATCTGCACCGGCACTCTGTACTACGggtaaatatataccaccGAATATCCACCCACCAGTGCTACCTGAAGACGTAGAGGACCAAACAGATAATATTAAACTGGCAGTATATCAATATGAGGAATGCGGTCACGTATCAAACCCCTATTCAGAAATAAAAGTACCAGAAAGCCTGCGACATGAAATGGCAACATTGGATCGCCTAGATGCAGAAGATGAGCAACGTGATGCCATGGCATATGGAACATGTAATGACAATAGAGCTAAACCCAAAGAGGCAGACGAAACGGTCAATCATGGCTCTGTTACCATTACACCAGGTACTGATGTTACTTCGGGAGCGCGTCTACAGGGACATAACACCATAGAGGAGCCTAATTTTAACATGGCATTAATAAGCACAAAAGGACCCGAAAGAAAGAAGAGATGGTTTTCATCACTTATGGGAGTATGTGCCCCAAGCTCCTTGATGCGCTTCAATTTAAACAAAAACACAAAACATTTGGATGATGAGTCGATTGCAGTTTTCCACAAGGTACTGCGTGACGATATACGTGTAGTGCTGCTACACTACGTAACTGAGATTGACTACATAAAGTCGTTGATCCGCTTCCTTAAAGCGGATATTGCCAGACGTGGCGGGAAGGTAGATGAAGCATATGCCGGGCTTATCAGGAAAGCATGCACGGCATTCTGGGACTCCTGCGATAAGCTGAAGCTTTATCTGAATCTAAACACCCTGGCGGTGTACAAAgtattgaagaagaaggacaAGCTACTTGGGACCAGGGATGTGTTTAACCTATTCCCGACCTACAAGAGCATCATGCTATCAGTGGAGTGCTCCACTGCACTGATTAATGATGTCATACAGATATATAACTCGTTAATGGAACAGCCAGTGATTGATTTCTCCGTGCTGAAGTCGGATATGGAGTCAACATTGGACAGCCTAAGGTCCAAGCCAGTGCATGGGCTATTCTATGTCTATGGGTTGTGTACCATACTGTTCGCCAATGCCCTGTTCCTGTGCTCCTTCAACTTCCCACTGCCCTTTGATCTCGGGATACTGCTCTCCCAAATCTCACCGTTCAGGTTCTTTTTTGCAATGTCACTAATTTGGTGGGGATTTGGTTGGTGCCAGAATTACCTGGAAACATATGGAGTTAACTACCAGTTCCAGTTTCACCTGAGTAGTAACTACTCCGCCACGGACAAGGATTACTACGAAATAGGAGCTGGGCAGACGTTTGCAACGCTGCTGCTATTCATGTTCTTTCTATTGGATTGTAGACTGCACATAGTGCCTGAGCACCACctatatttcatatatcCCACTCTTTTGGTCATACTGAACATACTGATCGTATTGACCCCAAATCGCAACCTGAAGCTGAAAATACGGAAAAGGCTGTTAATATCTATTCTTAGAGTACTAGGAGCACCTTTCGGGGCTGGACAGAAAGTTACACTGGCTGAAAGTATCATCGCCGATGTGATGACATCATTGACACGGTCATTGCGTGACCTGGTGTTCATGATAACCTACTTTATAGTGGGTATAAAGTCTGACTATAAAGTACATAGCCCATTGGTTGAATCGTGGATCATACCAATAGTCATGTGCTACCCATATATAGTGCGCTTCTCCCAGTGCTTCAGGAGGTATATAAACGAAAGACGCGGGCTACACTTTGGTAACATGGCAAAGTATATATCCGGAATATCGTGCGTCATAGTTTCGTCGGTCGACTGGGTAGGGTACTTCAACATGGATGAGTGGCACAGAAGGGTACTGATAACAGTGTTCTACCTGACTGCCACAATATACCAGTGCTACTGGGACGTAGTAGTTGATTGGGGATTGAATATAGGCCTAGATATGTTCAAAACAAGACAAAATCGCAGGATGTATCGTAAACAGGCATATTACTGCGCAGTGGTTTTCAACCTGGCCTGCCGTTGTACATGGGCACTGACAACGACGCCATTTGCGTTATTAAAAAACAAGGAGCTATCATCCGAGATCGTAGGACTTATCATCATAGTTATAGAAATAGTTCGTCGTATTGTG TGGGTGACGTTCCGACTCGAGAGTGAGCACCTGCTCAACTCATACAAATACCGCACGGCCCTATGGGTACCCAAGCTGTACAACTGCAAGAATCTAATAGTCAAGGAAATGAAGATGCTAAACGAACAGCTTTGA
- a CDS encoding WD domain G-beta repeat family protein: MESAEQANVIYSIDIDGNPSCINAFPSGHFRDVTLEGAILTSTYNYSSSSKSRTGGIFLFNPCSNLKAILAQKVDSYDSSFSCHMSYVSLPGVVYTTWIRTSDYYAAISVTAQLGVSVDRVVADDTSAPRLQHCSVIDLDNATGGVGLSLCVNDDSGSLCSVTSSDGYVYLIENGMQTMKWRAHNMETWTSSFVPGNSNLLLTGSDDSTVKLFDTREGTSPLYTLKHHSYGVTALKFMQDNTNIFYSGSFDCRLYQFDIRNLVTPVSNSLLEGPIWNLDYINRHRIHIAGCHDGAFVYDTDLNGVPTSLVKRLFLEDCLIYGATHVSVDKEPIYTSCNFYKKKVIFWQ; encoded by the exons ATGGAATCCGCAGAGCAGGCCAATGTGATCTATTCGATTGATATAGATGGCAATCCCAGTTGTATAAATGCATTTCCGAGTGGCCACTTTCGAG ATGTTACTCTGGAGGGAGCCATCCTCACTTCGACTTACAACTATTCGTCATCCAGTAAGAGCCGTACTGGAGGcatatttttgtttaatCCATGCTCAAATCTAAAAGC GATTCTGGCCCAAAAGGTCGATTCATATGATTCTTCATTTAGTTGTCATATGAGCTATGTATCGCTCCCTGGAGTGGTTTACACCACTTGGATACGAACTAGTGAT TACTATGCAGCGATATCTGTTACTGCGCAACTTGGCGTTAGCGTCGACCGGGTGGTGGCAGACGACACTTCTGCTCCACGTTTGCAACACTGCAGTGTGATTGACTTGGACAACGCCACTGGCGGCGTTGGGCTATCACTCTGTGTTAATGATGACAGCGGGAG CCTATGCTCCGTGACCTCATCTGATGGCTACGTTTACCTTATAGAAAACGGCATGCAAACTATGAAGTG GCGTGCGCATAACATGGAAACATGGACGAGTTCATTTGTTCCAGGGAATAGTAATTTGCTTCTCACGG GTTCTGATGACAGTACTGTTAAACTGTTTGACACCAGGGAGGGCACTTCACCTTTATATACCCTTAAGCA CCACTCGTATGGTGTAACCGCTTTAAAATTCATGCAAGATAACACCAACATATTCTACAGCGGCAG TTTCGATTGTCGTCTATACCAATTTGATATCCGGAACTTGGTTACGCCTGTATCTAATTCGTTGCTCGAGGGCCCAATATGGAACTTAGATTATATTAATCGGCATCGCATCCATATCGCAGGTTGCCATGACGGTGCTTTCGTGTATGACACGGACTTAAATG GTGTTCCCACGTCACTAGTCAAGCGCCTTTTTCTAGAAGACTGCTTAATATACGGTGCCACTCACGTGTCGGTAGACAAGGAACCCATATATACATCCTGTAACTTTTATAAGAAAAAGGTCATATTTTGGCAATGA
- a CDS encoding GYF domain family protein, whose protein sequence is MFHPRPFGGSANIFAKSNKSEPKNRNDGQATSLPDPGLVGFEVPNSERSVPLRRNPVNDNRAIGHHKGNEQRRSVDESRHSNEGRYYTDRKYFSGNKPLPEPKNFGESKHFPELRTLAEPKGFDDIKLPQHVSTVSAVPPPSDNPASLTKIEIPSDADHLATTESQFEKHYLVQLMLTIDRRFRETGRSPCEVVPPKFKFVECHVPAPHQFVHGSREGGMPGMHGSASQSMFEHGDANRKSMEGVPGHRRGYFEQRVPKGKDNFRMSREAFDGADYAKRVDHHDAEAHVDDLNKRWKSYEDRGMHQVNDERPLQFEGMDQLNQHGANIPPEHESTILNVIKSQRRHDNFQVQDRFHTFDSASNPRADTLLSVHVDRPSVQHSPSGIHFKNTVINESFISTESSEHKLLQYTTVGASSAPKSPQPWNNTPDVTTWQLPPANPVKAPDIFDSPDLNVENQRLSFLERLLDKSFDSTDTVMDTATEFQKVMNLAAPQAVKSQPSKPKAQPKAQPILKSPVQPKPQPIKGPTAGQTQTPSQSAVPTTISGIPPMPVAPPMLLQMKDPEPPTINLHWQYKDFHGVVHGPFSSGQMYKWHTNNFFNPNLQMRYNEQMPWSALKDLYPNGYDAFLTSPVGYIPEVPKHLPEHSHVVPPPPIHVVEGVSMEDMIQGNESVRSSNLRWNKPEDLKVDSLLDIMEKQMRQSVPPMNTSSPVVPKPSPGWKISDNASSAFSVASDDFPSLALGAEMTAKSAKKVSTQSGTQPHQPSTMSLKAFMRHQAQSAESMRGTNPRESFARKLMGDKK, encoded by the exons ATGTTTCACCCTAGGCCATTCGGCGGTTCCGCCAATATTTTTGCAAAGTCCAATAAGAGCGAGCCAAAAAATCGTAATGACGGTCAAGCTACATCTCTTCCTGATCCCGGATTGGTTGGGTTTGAAGTTCCAAATTCGGAGCGCAGTGTACCTCTTCGTCGCAACCCGGTTAATGATAACAGGGCTATAGGTCATCACAAGGGCAACGAGCAGCGTCGTTCAGTGGATGAGTCCAGGCACTCCAACGAGGGAAGATACTACACGGATCGAAAGTACTTCTCCGGTAATAAACCCTTGCCTGAGCCTAAAAACTTTGGTGAGTCCAAGCATTTTCCCGAGTTGCGGACGTTAGCGGAGCCCAAGGGTTTTGATGACATCAAGTTGCCGCAGCATGTGTCCACTGTCAGTGCGGTTCCTCCTCCGAGTGACAACCCGGCGTCCTTGACTAAGAttgagattccatctgatgCGGACCACCTGGCTACGACCGAGTCTCAATTTGAAAAGCACTACCTAGTACAACTCATGTTGACTATTGACCGTAGATTCAGGGAAACTGGGAGATCACCTTGTGAAGTGGTTCCACCTAAATTCAAGTTTGTTGAGTGTCACGTGCCAGCTCCACATCAATTTGTTCACGGTAGTCGTGAGGGTGGTATGCCAGGCATGCATGGCAGCGCTTCACAATCTATGTTTGAACACGGCGATGCAAATCGCAAGTCAATGGAGGGTGTTCCTGGTCACCGACGCGGCTACTTCGAGCAGCGTGTTCCTAAAG GAAAGGATAACTTTAGGATGAGCAGGGAGGCATTTGATGGAGCTGACTATGCTAAGCGTGTTGACCATCACGATGCCGAGGCTCATGTGGATGATCTGAATAAACGTTGGAAGAGTTACGAGGATCGTGGCATGCACCAGGTGAACGACGAGCGCCCATTGCAATTTGAGGGTATGGATCAATTGAACCAGCATGGTGCCAACATCCCACCGGAGCATGAATCTACTATATTAAACGTCATCAAGTCTCAGCGTCGTCATGACAATTTTCAAGTACAGGACCGTTTCCATACATTTGACTCTGCTTCTAACCCTCGTGCGGATACTCTGTTATCCGTCCATGTTGATCGTCCATCTGTTCAGCACAGTCCTTCTGGAATCCACTTTAAAAACACTGTTATCAACGAGTCCTTCATTTCTACTGAATCCTCAGAACATAAACTGCTGCAATACACTACAGTTGGCGCCTCTTCAGCTCCCAAGTCTCCTCAGCCGTGGAACAACACCCCTGATGTCACTACTTGGCAGCTTCCTCCAGCTAATCCCGTGAAGGCCCCTGACATATTCGATTCACCTGACCTCAACGTGGAGAATCAGCGACTATCATTCTTGGAGCGGCTCCTGGACAAATCATTTGATAGTACCGACACTGTGATGGACACTGCCACCGAATTTCAAAAGGTGATGAACCTGGCGGCACCTCAAGCGGTTAAATCACAACCAAGCAAGCCCAAGGCGCAACCAAAGGCTCAGCCCATATTGAAGTCACCAGTCCAACCTAAACCCCAGCCAATCAAGGGTCCTACGGCAGGTCAGACACAGACACCTTCCCAGAGTGCTGTTCCCACCACGATTTCAGGTATTCCTCCCATGCCTGTTGCGCCTCCAATGCTCCTTCAGATGAAGGACCCCGAGCCGCCGACTATCAATTTGCATTGGCAGTACAAGGACTTCCATGGTGTTGTACACGGTCCCTTTTCTTCGGGGCAGATGTACAAATGGCATACAAACAACTTTTTCAACCCCAATCTCCAGATGCGTTACAATGAGCAGATGCCTTGGAGTGCTTTGAAGGACCTTTATCCAAACGGCTACGATGCGTTTTTGACTAGTCCCGTGGGATACATCCCTGAGGTGCCCAAGCACCTGCCTGAACACTCCCATGTAGTGCCTCCACCTCCAATTCACGTTGTTGAGGGTGTTTCCATGGAAGATATGATACAAGGTAATGAATCAGTTCGCAGTTCCAATTTGCGATGGAACAAGCCCGAGGACCTAAAGGTTGATTCGTTGCTGGACATTATGGAGAAGCAGATGCGTCAAAGCGTGCCGCCCATGAACACTTCGTCACCAGTGGTCCCCAAGCCATCGCCCGGTTGGAAGATATCTGATAACGCCAGTAGTGCATTCTCGGTTGCATCTGATGACTTCCCATCACTGGCTTTGGGCGCCGAGATGACCGCTAAGTCAGCTAAAAAGGTATCTACTCAGTCTGGCACTCAACCGCACCAGCCCAGCACAATGTCGCTAAAGGCGTTTATGCGCCACCAGGCGCAAAGTGCAGAGTCTATGAGGGGGACTAACCCTAGAGAATCATTTGCCCGTAAGCTAATGGGTGATAAGAAGTAA
- a CDS encoding putative 50S ribosomal subunit L24, which produces MQVQQHRFISYLSSTICSWHQRSHVISVFGWRYTDGAYRNISVSYNGIQDALHIPESDSRGATSSATAWLYLQKRGPKLVKPKDIIHFWKIRVGDKVTVISGKDKGKSGEVLACDKLRNQVKVKGCNLRKIVVDGQELHIEKKIHYSNVQLIDPLLNCATRVAIRFNKDNEPLRVSKKSGYVIPWPEEKPEEEKELTEGEKDTSPEVAARWTYNYEEDVKSMERLRQVMQKYNRDI; this is translated from the exons ATGCAGGTCCAGCAACATCGCTTCATATCGTATCTGTCGAGTACCATATGCTCATGGCACCAACGGAGCCATGTGATTAGTGTATTTGGTTGGCGTTACACCGACGGTGCCTATCGCAACATATCAGTGTCGTACAATGGCATTCAGGATGCTTTACACATCCCTGAGAGTGATAGCCGTGGAGCTACATCAAGTGCCACAGCATGGCTATATCTCCAAAAACGCGGCCCCAAGCTCGTTAAACCCAAGGATATAATACACTTCTGGAAGATTAGGGTCGGGGATAAG GTTACTGTAATCAGCGGTAAGGACAAGGGGAAGTCCGGGGAAGTGCTAGCTTGCGACAAACTGCGCAACCAAGTCAAGGTAAAGGGATGCAACCTG CGCAAGATAGTGGTAGATGGGCAGGAGCTGCACATAGAGAAGAAGATACACTACTCCAATGTACAGCTCATTGACCCGTTGCTAAA CTGCGCCACCCGGGTCGCCATAAGGTTCAACAAAGACAACGAACCCC TACGCGTGTCGAAGAAATCGGGGTACGTCATCCCGTGGCCAGAGGAG AAACCCGAAGAGGAAAAAG AGCTCACGGAGGGTGAGAAGGACACGTCGCCAGAGGTTGCAGCCAGGTGGACATACAACTACGAAGAG GACGTCAAGTCCATGGAGCGACTCAGGCAAGTAATGCAAAAGTACAACAGGGACATTTAA
- a CDS encoding erythrocyte membrane-associated antigen — MCSRRHSCAMLLFLLAFCNSVVNGVTDDLVRLDPGVSKGESIVLDYEANRGYSFLAKIGNQDISLRVVSSLEGLILLCQDTSACSNINLGGICYDPKLSTSAIWCKNSDACIPGEDGYRCVEQSSHEGLQPVTTLDFYSEGIRHRVDTFEGYENVSLRNVGLLVPPIYERVPIKLATNMVVNNSLEFGRDIGGFFGIIGSSASCRGNSMWSDILQRYDGFYMLDLYGDVDTSTVNCIKLGSDVAKRDDILWSEKRQVGGIFTDSATGFTVYGMSMCGTDMFGKTSSNWHVNIDLTSQCLVLPKNFWFSVMAQLPILNSCYRMDGPKLCQLKRGDIEFLPEIQFRLHSQDDSIISIPLENLLLDDTATPRLCIVPQEDTYSPPIFTDRPTIKFGYKVLESLQVVVDTNGYRVGFLPKKPADTSDAICNPRVDCFGDQQYIPELNECIQPSCSTGVNEIAISDHTSGNSGIYCRETANSP; from the exons ATGTGCAGCAGGCGCCATTCTTGCGCCATGTTGCTGTTTCTATTAGCTTTTTGCAATAGTGTTGTCAATGGAGTTACAGATGATTTAGTGCGATTGGATCCCGGTGTGTCTAAGGGTGAAAGCATAGTGTTGGATTACGAGGCTAATCGTGGTTACAGCTTCTTGGCAAAGATTGGTAATCAGGACATATCACTTCGGGTGGTATCAAGTCTAGAGGGTTTGATCCTATTATGTCAAGACACTTCAGCTTGTTCCAATATTAATTTGGGTGGTATTTGTTACGATCCCAAGCTTTCCACTAGTGCCATTTGGTGTAAGAATTCGGATGCTTGCATTCCGGGTGAGGATGGCTACCGCTGTGTTGAGCAGTCATCTCATGAGGGTTTGCAGCCAGTGACTACTTTGGACTTTTACAGTGAGGGCATAAGACACCGTGTCGATACCTTTGAGGGCTATGAAAACGTATCCCTGCGTAATGTTGGCTTATTGGTCCCGCCTATATATGAGCGGGTTCCCATAAAGCTGGCTACCAACATGGTAGTGAACAACAGTTTGGAATTTGGTCGTGACATTGGTGGTTTCTTTGGCATTATAGGTTCTTCAGCGAGTTGCCGTGGCAATTCAATGTGGTCTGACATTTTGCAGCGTTATGATGGTTTTTATATGCTAGACCTCTATGGTGACGTTGATACATCCACTGTAAATTGCATTAAGCTGGGCTCTGATGTTGCTAAGCGCGATGACATTCTATGGTCTGAGAAACGCCAGGTGGGTGGCATATTCACTGACTCCGCAACTGGCTTTACTGTTTATGGAATGTCGATGTGCGGCACTGACATGTTTGGCAAAACTTCTTCTAACTGGCACGTCAATATAGACTTGACGTCGCAATGCTTGGTGTTACCTAAAAACTTCTGGTTTAGTGTTATGGCTCAGTTACCTATACTCAACAGTTGCTACCGCATGGATGGTCCTAAACTATGTCAACTAAAGCGTGGCGATATAGAATTCTTACCTGAAATCCAATTCAGACTACATTCACAGGATGACAGTATTATCAGTATACCTCTGGAGAACCTATTACTCGACGATACTGCCACACCTCGGCTTTGTATAGTACCTCAGGAAGACACGTATTCACCTCCTATTTTCACGGATAGGCCTACTATCAAGTTTGGTTACAAGGTCCTGGAGTCGCTGCAGGTGGTGGTGGACACCAATGGGTACCGTGTAGGCTTCTTGCCTAAGAAGCCTGCGGATACCAGTGATGCCATATGCAACCCACGTGTTGATTGCTT CGGTGATCAGCAGTACATTCCGGAACTCAACGAGTGCATCCAGCCTTCATGCAGCACTGGAGTGAATGAAATAGCAATATCAGATCACACATCAGGGAATAGCGGCATATACTGCCGTGAAACAGCCAATTCCCCTTGA
- a CDS encoding putative integral membrane protein, which yields MATYNDIESNTTASSMETEEEAFAKVYDPYYDGPRTTLLRKCAYCTTPLKYYINNVTGLEASFLILLMLCAPLGASLLSQVYSQYKPENPLHVVNLPIIWLVYYILGCKTGCLLVFGQAMRILLLVDQTIWRRYYQRKARNAEINAAITRERNNNLMLSNNATNQTNGANDEKKPDFRGDMLRLVFKFRTNTVMVNGELPNKTMGQWIKSATIPEWICHIFFPLRWLAVSILLATFHTFNLVYLILHWKWDILRSAYNVRAVHFANGLSHVTMIYVGWRVAIYLAELWRRSLNSNLNPRFKDEFHHLPNGRELISEPMFAFIMDKCPCTYEVPTLMAPRPEYELSTHFHSKFHHFAKTLFACVVFYVVTTSAAISLWAGIRLAFFEPKDMYARMKELMQSYKKLGKELKLES from the coding sequence ATGGCAACCTACAACGATATTGAAAGTAATACCACAGCGTCTTCCATGGaaacagaagaagaagcGTTTGCTAAAGTCTATGATCCCTATTACGATGGACCAAGAACCACCTTGCTCAGGAAGTGTGCTTATTGCACCACCCCTTTGAAATACTATATCAATAACGTCACTGGCCTGGAAGCGTCGTTCCTCATACTCTTGATGTTGTGCGCTCCACTAGGAGCAAGCCTGCTGTCCCAAGTATATTCACAGTATAAACCAGAAAACCCACTACATGTAGTCAATCTCCCAATAATATGGCTGgtatactatatattggGATGTAAAACAGGATGTCTACTCGTATTTGGTCAAGCCATGCGTATACTTTTGCTGGTGGATCAAACTATATGGCGCAGGTACTACCAAAGGAAAGCCAGGAACGCTGAAATTAACGCAGCCATCACAAGAGAAAGAAATAATAACCTAATGCTAAGTAATAACGCAACTAACCAGACTAATGGAGCTAATGACGAAAAAAAGCCTGACTTCCGTGGAGACATGCTACGCCTAGTTTTCAAATTTAGAACTAATACCGTCATGGTAAATGGAGAATTACCAAACAAAACCATGGGACAGTGGATTAAATCAGCCACCATACCAGAATGGATTTGCCATATATTCTTCCCATTGAGATGGCTGGCTGTATCTATCTTGCTAGCTACATTCCATACATTCAACCTGGTGTATCTAATATTACATTGGAAGTGGGATATATTAAGGAGCGCATACAACGTAAGAGCAGTACACTTCGCAAACGGATTGTCACACGTAACAATGATCTACGTAGGATGGAGAGTAGCCATATACCTCGCAGAACTGTGGAGAAGATCTCTGAATAGTAATTTAAACCCACGCTTCAAAGATGAGTTCCACCATCTCCCAAACGGACGCGAACTCATCAGTGAACCCATGTTCGCATTCATCATGGATAAATGCCCATGCACATACGAAGTACCAACACTCATGGCACCGCGGCCAGAATACGAGCTGTCAACCCACTTCCACAGCAAGTTCCACCATTTCGCCAAAACCCTTTTCGCCTGCGTAGTCTTCTACGTAGTAACGACATCCGCAGCTATATCACTCTGGGCTGGTATCAGACTTGCATTCTTCGAACCTAAAGATATGTACGCGCGCATGAAGGAACTGATGCAGTCATACAAAAAATTGGGAAAGGAGCTAAAACTGGAGTCATAA